One stretch of Qipengyuania gelatinilytica DNA includes these proteins:
- a CDS encoding DUF1134 domain-containing protein, translating to MNTARTFAAALLAAFSLAAAPLAAQVESVDPDAAYDAPIDGDLESAEGELPAVTPDDATTAEPGFTYEAPAEEAAAPQWSEQDAEAAASDAVSGPQVENPDTTYREDDLIGAAEGVFGKGAEGVAKMIRKLLADQGEPNGYIVGREAGGAFVVGARYGSGTLYHKVEGERPVYWTGPSIGFDAGANAGSTFVLVYNLYDTEELYSRFPAAEGQAYAVGGLNASYVRKGDIVLIPIRVGAGLRLGVNAGYMKFSKKQKWLPF from the coding sequence ATGAATACCGCCAGGACATTTGCCGCCGCCTTATTGGCCGCCTTCTCGCTTGCAGCAGCGCCGCTCGCTGCGCAGGTCGAATCGGTCGATCCGGACGCGGCCTACGACGCGCCTATCGACGGCGATCTCGAATCGGCGGAAGGCGAATTGCCGGCGGTCACGCCGGACGATGCCACAACCGCTGAACCGGGCTTTACCTATGAAGCACCTGCGGAAGAAGCTGCAGCGCCCCAATGGTCCGAACAGGACGCCGAGGCGGCTGCTTCCGATGCCGTTTCCGGACCGCAGGTCGAAAACCCCGACACCACCTACCGCGAAGACGACCTGATCGGTGCGGCCGAGGGTGTGTTCGGAAAGGGTGCGGAAGGCGTCGCCAAGATGATCCGCAAGCTGCTTGCCGACCAGGGTGAGCCCAACGGCTATATCGTCGGCCGCGAGGCGGGCGGTGCCTTCGTCGTCGGCGCGCGTTATGGGTCGGGCACGCTCTATCACAAGGTCGAGGGCGAGCGTCCGGTCTACTGGACCGGACCATCGATCGGGTTCGACGCGGGCGCCAATGCCGGCAGCACCTTCGTGCTCGTCTACAACCTCTATGACACTGAAGAACTCTACTCGCGCTTCCCGGCAGCAGAGGGCCAGGCCTATGCGGTCGGCGGCCTCAATGCGAGCTATGTACGCAAGGGCGATATCGTCCTGATCCCGATCCGCGTGGGCGCCGGCCTTCGGCTGGGCGTCAACGCAGGTTACATGAAGTTCTCCAAGAAGCAGAAGTGGCTGCCCTTCTGA
- a CDS encoding aromatic amino acid transaminase — protein sequence MLDKLSAQAPDALLALIKMHAADPREDKIDLGVGVYRTNEGGTPVFRAIKQAEQRLLDTQDSKSYLGPEGDSGFVKALMPYIFGKDSTLGDRVEGMQTPGGTGAVRLAVSLAAKAGVKRIHLGMPSWPNHAQILEDVGVETVAFDHAKADGTADIDAVLGAIRGAGDADAVLLHGCCHNPTGIDYTAEEWTAIAEAFAETGVLPILDIAYQGLGQGMEEDVEGVRTVLAKVPEALVAYSCDKNFGLYRDRVGAFYMIAREADQVSAIASNANALARANWSMPPDHGGASVRILLEDEGMTRVWLEELDEMRTRMRRVRARLAAADNEAPGLGLAALADQNGLFAMLPLSKDQIASLREDHAIYMAGSGRINVAGLHGGNTEKFIAALSDVTKG from the coding sequence ATGCTCGACAAACTTTCTGCGCAAGCACCCGACGCCCTTCTCGCCCTGATCAAGATGCATGCGGCCGACCCGCGTGAGGACAAGATCGACCTTGGCGTTGGCGTTTATCGCACAAACGAAGGCGGCACCCCGGTTTTCCGCGCGATCAAGCAGGCCGAGCAGCGGCTTCTCGATACGCAGGATTCCAAGAGCTATCTCGGCCCGGAAGGCGACAGCGGCTTCGTGAAGGCGCTGATGCCGTATATCTTCGGCAAGGACAGCACCCTCGGCGATCGCGTCGAAGGGATGCAGACCCCCGGCGGCACCGGAGCGGTGCGTCTTGCGGTCTCGCTCGCGGCGAAGGCCGGTGTGAAGCGCATCCACCTCGGCATGCCCAGCTGGCCCAACCACGCGCAGATCCTCGAGGATGTCGGCGTTGAAACGGTCGCTTTCGATCATGCCAAAGCCGATGGCACTGCCGATATCGATGCCGTCCTCGGCGCGATCCGTGGCGCCGGCGATGCCGACGCGGTGCTGCTGCATGGCTGCTGCCACAACCCGACCGGCATCGACTACACGGCAGAGGAATGGACCGCGATTGCCGAGGCGTTTGCGGAAACCGGCGTGCTGCCGATCCTCGACATTGCTTACCAGGGCCTGGGGCAGGGCATGGAAGAGGATGTCGAGGGCGTCCGCACCGTGCTCGCCAAGGTGCCAGAGGCGCTGGTCGCCTATAGCTGCGACAAGAATTTCGGCCTCTACCGTGACCGAGTGGGCGCCTTCTACATGATCGCCCGCGAGGCCGATCAGGTTTCCGCCATCGCTTCCAACGCCAATGCGCTGGCCCGCGCGAACTGGTCGATGCCGCCCGATCACGGCGGTGCTTCCGTACGCATCCTGCTCGAGGACGAGGGCATGACCCGCGTCTGGCTGGAAGAGCTCGACGAGATGCGCACCCGCATGCGCCGCGTGCGCGCGCGGCTTGCTGCTGCCGACAACGAAGCGCCGGGCCTCGGGCTTGCCGCGCTGGCCGACCAGAACGGCCTGTTCGCCATGCTCCCGCTCAGCAAGGACCAGATCGCTTCGCTGCGCGAGGACCATGCCATCTACATGGCCGGTTCGGGCCGCATCAACGTGGCGGGGCTTCATGGCGGCAATACCGAAAAGTTTATCGCCGCGCTGAGCGATGTGACCAAGGGCTGA
- a CDS encoding M10 family metallopeptidase C-terminal domain-containing protein translates to MTLQSIGGEGFLRLEPVSIRDFEFNASDFEVVVQHKCAGGCFHEVSPVSGNLDDGNGVTATFASGTSGPLFIDTPGDATTTINIAPGGSVTDTLEVAGDRDWFRIELTEGQTITITLEGSGIDPLADPYLRVRDADGNLVDFNDDSNGLNSALTFSASVAGTYYIEAGAYADAYAGEYTITVDTFEVAGDSSTTATIGKTDLVTGLIDDAGDHDWYAIELNEGDGIDIFLRAAGANPLSDPYVRVYDANGNLVAENDNDTGSLDSFLNFVASSGGTYYIDAGASDGTSTGTYELETVRTNFPVFDYDQIADQLTTGYWGSGPRAWDISDGIVTYNIDGLTAEGQYLAVQALNLWSDFTGIQFVEESNVNQAEMIFDDEQSGAYASTSRSGGTITSADINISTDWLNSYGTTLNSYSFQTYIHEIGHALGLGHAGGYNGSAGYPDDADYQNDSWATTVMSYFSQTENDYFFDQGFTYAYINSPMAGDYVAVLTLYGGASDTRTANTVYGFFNNSGRDIYDATQYPDAAYAIVDSGGIDVMNYRGFSADQVINLNEETFSSIGGEVGNVTIVRGTVIEWARGGSGIDTIYGNAADNVFWGYDGADVMFGDLGIDTAYGGLGDDVIEGGDGNDLLYGQADNDTLRGDAGDDDLRGGSNNDLIEGGEGNDVLYGNRGSDTIDGGADSDTIYGGEGIDFISGGDGDDFLYGETGRDYLYGGLGNDWLEGGSQNDDLYGEEGNDTLFGLNNDDSLVGGTGNDWLEGGDGDDQLRGGGDDDMLIGGNGNDTIWTHGGSDVVRFSEYGTIHFDNIVDFGGADAIHLDTSVFDIADGALDASVFVLGTDAQDADDRIIYDQSTGELWYDEDGSGAIQKKLIAVLDNNFGLQASDILGFGTSVPAEPIKPMLMDLASVDQMVV, encoded by the coding sequence ATGACTTTGCAATCCATCGGGGGTGAAGGTTTCCTGCGCCTCGAGCCCGTTTCTATCCGGGATTTCGAATTCAACGCTTCCGACTTCGAAGTGGTCGTGCAGCATAAGTGCGCCGGTGGATGCTTCCACGAAGTCTCTCCGGTATCGGGCAACCTCGATGACGGAAACGGTGTCACTGCGACGTTCGCTTCGGGAACCAGCGGGCCGCTCTTCATCGACACGCCCGGCGATGCCACGACGACGATCAATATCGCGCCCGGTGGCTCGGTTACCGATACTCTCGAAGTGGCCGGCGACCGTGACTGGTTCCGCATCGAGCTGACCGAAGGCCAGACGATCACCATCACCTTGGAAGGCAGCGGCATCGATCCGCTGGCCGATCCTTACCTGCGCGTTCGCGACGCGGACGGGAATCTCGTCGATTTCAACGACGATTCCAACGGTCTGAATTCGGCTCTGACATTCTCGGCGAGCGTCGCCGGAACCTATTATATCGAGGCCGGCGCCTATGCCGACGCCTATGCGGGCGAATACACGATCACCGTCGACACATTCGAAGTGGCCGGCGACAGCTCGACCACGGCGACGATCGGCAAGACCGACCTTGTCACCGGCCTCATCGACGACGCGGGCGACCATGACTGGTATGCGATCGAACTCAACGAAGGCGACGGGATCGACATTTTCCTGCGCGCGGCCGGCGCCAACCCGCTGTCCGACCCCTATGTCCGCGTCTATGATGCGAATGGAAACCTGGTTGCAGAGAACGACAATGACACCGGTTCGCTCGACTCGTTCCTGAACTTCGTCGCTTCGAGCGGCGGCACCTATTACATCGATGCCGGTGCATCCGATGGCACCTCGACCGGTACTTACGAACTCGAAACCGTTCGCACCAATTTCCCGGTCTTCGATTACGACCAGATCGCAGACCAGTTGACCACGGGCTATTGGGGCAGCGGACCACGTGCCTGGGATATCAGCGATGGAATCGTTACCTACAACATCGACGGACTGACCGCTGAAGGCCAGTATCTCGCCGTGCAGGCACTCAACCTGTGGAGCGACTTTACCGGTATCCAGTTCGTCGAGGAATCGAACGTCAACCAGGCCGAAATGATCTTCGATGACGAGCAGTCGGGAGCCTATGCCTCGACGAGCCGCAGTGGGGGGACGATCACGAGTGCGGATATCAACATCAGCACCGACTGGCTGAACAGCTACGGCACAACACTCAACAGCTATTCCTTCCAGACCTACATCCACGAGATCGGCCATGCGCTCGGCCTCGGCCATGCAGGCGGCTACAATGGTTCTGCCGGCTATCCGGACGATGCGGACTACCAGAACGATAGCTGGGCCACGACGGTCATGAGCTATTTCAGCCAGACCGAGAACGACTATTTCTTCGATCAGGGCTTCACCTACGCCTACATCAACTCGCCGATGGCTGGCGACTATGTGGCGGTCCTGACCCTTTACGGCGGTGCGAGCGATACGCGCACCGCGAACACGGTCTACGGCTTCTTCAACAACAGCGGCCGCGACATTTACGACGCCACCCAATACCCCGATGCGGCCTATGCCATCGTGGACAGCGGCGGCATCGACGTGATGAACTACCGCGGCTTCAGTGCAGACCAGGTCATCAACCTCAACGAGGAAACCTTCTCCAGCATCGGCGGGGAAGTGGGCAACGTCACGATCGTGCGCGGCACGGTGATCGAATGGGCGCGCGGTGGTTCGGGCATCGATACGATCTACGGCAACGCGGCAGATAATGTTTTCTGGGGCTATGACGGAGCCGACGTCATGTTTGGCGACCTCGGCATCGATACCGCTTACGGCGGCCTCGGCGATGACGTCATCGAGGGCGGCGATGGCAACGATCTCCTCTACGGCCAGGCCGACAACGACACGCTTCGCGGCGACGCGGGTGATGACGATCTTCGCGGCGGCAGCAACAACGACCTCATCGAGGGCGGTGAGGGCAATGACGTGCTCTACGGCAACCGCGGGTCGGACACGATCGATGGCGGCGCGGATAGCGACACCATCTACGGCGGCGAAGGCATCGACTTCATCTCGGGTGGCGACGGCGACGATTTCCTCTACGGGGAAACGGGCCGTGACTACCTCTATGGCGGCCTTGGCAATGACTGGCTCGAAGGCGGCTCGCAGAATGACGATCTCTACGGCGAAGAGGGCAATGATACGCTCTTTGGCCTGAACAATGACGATTCGCTTGTTGGCGGAACGGGCAACGACTGGCTGGAAGGCGGCGATGGCGACGACCAGCTGCGCGGCGGTGGCGACGACGACATGCTTATCGGCGGGAATGGCAACGACACCATCTGGACGCACGGCGGTTCGGATGTGGTCCGGTTCTCGGAATACGGCACGATCCACTTCGACAATATCGTCGACTTCGGTGGTGCCGATGCTATCCACCTCGACACCTCTGTGTTCGACATCGCCGACGGTGCGCTCGATGCCTCGGTCTTCGTCCTCGGCACCGACGCGCAGGATGCCGATGATCGCATCATCTACGACCAGTCGACCGGTGAACTCTGGTATGACGAGGATGGCAGTGGCGCGATCCAGAAGAAGCTGATCGCAGTCCTCGACAACAATTTCGGGCTGCAGGCATCGGATATCCTCGGCTTCGGAACGAGTGTTCCTGCCGAGCCGATCAAGCCGATGCTCATGGACCTTGCCTCGGTCGACCAGATGGTCGTCTAG
- a CDS encoding GNAT family N-acetyltransferase: protein MALDRQPTLETERLVLRPLSEEDREALYEVASDPAVWEQHPIHDRWRREVFDAFFDEGLAAGGALAVVRKSDERIVGSTRYGPVEEDEGGFVEIGWTFLMPTCWGKGLNPEMKRAMLAHAFKEVGTVEFRVGDTNYRSRNALEAIGAVRTERYELERYQGKRVVHLVYEITREAFEAGPLS, encoded by the coding sequence ATGGCGCTCGACCGGCAACCGACGCTGGAAACCGAGCGGCTTGTCCTGCGCCCCTTGAGCGAAGAGGATCGCGAGGCGCTATACGAGGTCGCCTCCGATCCCGCCGTCTGGGAACAGCACCCGATCCACGACCGCTGGCGCCGCGAGGTGTTCGATGCCTTCTTCGACGAAGGACTGGCGGCTGGCGGCGCGCTTGCAGTCGTCCGCAAGAGCGACGAGCGTATCGTGGGCTCTACCCGTTACGGCCCGGTCGAGGAGGACGAAGGCGGTTTCGTCGAGATCGGCTGGACCTTCCTCATGCCCACCTGCTGGGGCAAGGGCCTCAATCCCGAGATGAAGCGCGCCATGCTCGCCCACGCATTCAAGGAAGTCGGCACGGTCGAGTTCCGCGTCGGCGACACCAACTACCGCTCGCGCAATGCGCTGGAAGCCATCGGCGCGGTGCGGACCGAGCGGTACGAGCTGGAGCGCTACCAAGGCAAGCGCGTGGTCCACCTCGTCTATGAGATCACCCGCGAGGCCTTTGAGGCCGGACCGCTTTCCTGA
- a CDS encoding sialate O-acetylesterase, with amino-acid sequence MTLFVAGQSNVGSLYRSPLFQFLSQNVSEFDEVWQGGTSLAPDPLARDWYPIEDGDPSTGELFELLMTAIDQSADGMTGLIWVHGERDRTDPDSAAAYEANLTAFIERIIDIAGPIPIVIVTLSTHAPVLEIQSDTADDWMTVIAAQRSVADAFDNVFLVDPDLVAAQNGISPEDMFRDILHYDFDFASLLVEASMPYFSDVAFDDLTGQYSGGSDSEYIYTDRADDLIAAGDGDDHVHSFAGNDVVYGGLGLDVLSGGEGDDHLRGEAGNDSLLGGEGSDFLDGGEGDDVLDGGADNDSIDGGTGFDLVSYAASGTGVQVSLEIQGSAQDTLGAGFDTLISIEGIRGSTFADTLIGSTVVDQIFGDAGNDQIRGGSGSDILEGGDGKDWLFGGNGWDILRGGEMSDGLLGENGNDRLFGDAGDDRLNGGKGNDYLNGGAGDDVLIGNWGVDQLIGGSGSDIFVFDNVGHTGRYFSNADVIADFSQAENDQIDLSGIDAIAGTASNDAFTFIGSEHFSGTAGELRFFRNGGDTYLAADIDGDGGADMFIKINGDLTMSAADLIL; translated from the coding sequence ATGACGCTGTTCGTTGCAGGCCAGAGTAACGTTGGCTCTTTATATCGGTCTCCCCTTTTTCAGTTCCTGAGCCAGAACGTCTCCGAGTTCGACGAGGTATGGCAGGGAGGGACCAGTCTTGCTCCTGACCCATTGGCGCGGGACTGGTATCCAATCGAAGACGGGGATCCGAGCACAGGCGAATTGTTCGAATTGCTGATGACGGCAATCGATCAATCGGCCGACGGTATGACCGGCCTTATCTGGGTGCACGGAGAAAGAGATCGGACTGACCCCGATTCTGCGGCGGCTTACGAAGCAAATCTGACCGCTTTTATCGAGCGGATCATCGATATCGCAGGGCCGATTCCCATTGTCATCGTCACCTTGTCTACCCACGCACCGGTGTTGGAGATACAGTCGGACACTGCCGATGACTGGATGACGGTGATCGCCGCTCAAAGAAGTGTCGCAGATGCCTTCGACAATGTGTTCCTGGTCGATCCCGACCTTGTGGCAGCGCAGAACGGTATCAGCCCTGAGGACATGTTTCGCGACATCCTTCACTACGACTTCGATTTCGCCAGCCTCCTGGTTGAAGCCAGCATGCCCTATTTCAGCGATGTCGCCTTCGACGACCTAACCGGCCAGTACTCGGGCGGATCGGACAGCGAGTATATTTATACCGACAGGGCAGATGATCTGATTGCTGCAGGTGACGGGGACGATCATGTCCACTCATTTGCCGGCAACGATGTTGTTTATGGGGGGCTCGGCTTGGATGTGCTCTCGGGCGGTGAGGGCGACGACCATCTTCGCGGGGAAGCTGGAAATGATAGTCTGCTTGGCGGCGAAGGGTCCGATTTTCTGGACGGCGGCGAAGGCGATGATGTGCTCGATGGTGGAGCGGACAACGACTCTATCGATGGTGGCACAGGCTTCGACCTTGTGTCCTACGCCGCTTCCGGAACCGGAGTGCAGGTCTCGTTGGAAATTCAGGGAAGCGCACAGGATACGCTCGGCGCAGGTTTCGATACGTTGATTTCGATCGAAGGAATCCGCGGTTCGACATTCGCCGACACTCTGATCGGTAGCACGGTCGTTGATCAGATTTTCGGCGATGCCGGGAACGATCAAATCCGAGGCGGGAGTGGGAGCGATATCCTTGAGGGAGGTGACGGCAAAGACTGGCTTTTCGGAGGCAACGGATGGGACATTCTGCGCGGCGGCGAGATGTCTGATGGCTTGCTAGGTGAGAATGGAAATGACCGCCTGTTCGGTGATGCTGGAGATGATCGTCTCAATGGCGGCAAGGGCAATGACTATTTGAACGGCGGCGCAGGCGATGATGTTCTGATAGGAAATTGGGGCGTGGACCAGCTGATTGGTGGGAGCGGGTCGGACATTTTTGTTTTCGACAACGTCGGGCACACAGGCCGGTATTTCTCCAACGCGGATGTCATCGCCGATTTCAGCCAGGCTGAGAACGATCAGATCGATCTTTCAGGAATTGATGCCATTGCCGGCACGGCCAGCAATGACGCCTTCACTTTCATCGGCTCCGAACACTTCTCGGGAACGGCGGGCGAATTGCGTTTCTTCCGCAATGGGGGCG